The Caldilineales bacterium DNA segment GCCCCACATCGCCACCCCCGCCAATACCAACCCTGCCTACAACACCTTCCCCGACCCGGCCATGCAGACCACCCCCGGCGACATCGGCAAGGTGCTGGCCGACATCGGCCACTGCGCCGAGGGCGGCGGCAATCTGCTGGCGGCCCTGGCCCCTCGACTCACTCCGGCCAAGTGCCAGGAGCTGATCGGCTGGCTGGAACAAAACCCGATGGGCTTTCTCATCCGCTATGGGGTTCCCAAAGGGACGCGGGTGGCGCACAAGCACGGCTACGGCAGCGATAGCCAGGGCGATGTCGCTCTCATCTACGGGCCGGAAGGGCCTTATGTCCTCTCCATCTATGTCTTTCAGTCGGGTTGGGTGATCTGGAACCACAGCAACCCGTTGATGAACGACCTCAGCCGCCTGGTCTGGAACTATTATCTGGCGCGGCAAGGCAAAGAGCAACTCCCTCCCTTCGACCCAAACGACAAGAATCGCGGCGGGTAGGGGAATGACGAGGAAACACGGATCATGTCAAAATCATCGCCCAAGCAAACCTATAGCCTCATTTTTATCTTGTTGGTCGCCATCCTATTTCTCGTTCTGGCCATTTTCACCGCCATCAACCCCTTTCTGTTGTGGCTGATCGCGGCGACGGTCATCACCTTTGCGCTCTACGGCTACGACAAGGCCCAGGCCAAGCGCGGGGGCGGGCGCGTGCCCGAAATCGTGCTGCACGGCGCTGCGCTGGCGGGCGGTTTTCTGGGCGGGTGGGCGGGAATGTACCTCTTTCGGCACAAGACCCTGCACACCGGCTTCAAGATCGTCCTCGCCCTGGCCACCGTGCTCTGGCTCGTCCTCCTCTATTTCATCTTCTTTGCCTGACGCCAACCTGGCAGTCAGTCGATACGAAACACGCATCATGCAACCTGATCACCGATGAACCTCGCGCGCTATCAACGCCAAATGATCTTCCACGGCCTGGGCGAAGCCGGGCAGCGCAAACTGCTGGCAAGCACCGTAGCCATCATTGGTTGCGGCGCCACCGGCTCGGTCCTGGCCAATCACCTGGCCCGCGCCGGCGTGGGGCGCTTGCGGCTGGTGGACAGGGACTATGTGGAACTAAACAACTTGCAGCGCCAGCTGTTGTTCGACGAAGACGACCTGGCCGCAGGCTTGCCCAAAGCCGTGGCTGCCGAACGCCGTCTGCGCCGGATCAACAGCGAGATCGCCATCGAGGGTGTGGTGGCCGACTTCAACCCCGGCAATGCCCTGGAACTGCTCAAGGACGCCGACCTGGCGCTGGATGGCACGGACAACTTCGAGGCCCGCTATCTGCTCAACGATGCCTGTCTTAGCCTCGGCCTGCCGTGGGTCTACACTGGCGTCGTCGCCTCCTACGGCATGACCGCCACCCTCATCCCCGATGGCGCCGCCGCCCGGATGGAAAGGACGGCGACCGGCTGCCTGCAATGTCTGTTGGGCGCTGAGCCGGCCACCGGCGGGGCCACCTGCGACACCGCCGGCGTGTTGGGGCCGATTGTGGATGTGCTGGCCTCGATCTCGGCGGGCGAAGCGATCAAGCTGCTGGTGGGCGGCGGCGACCTCAACCAGGGTCTGATCCATATCGATCTCTGGGACAACAGCTTCGAGACGTTCAAGTGGGCCGGCCGCGACCCCGACTGCCCGGCCTGCGCCGGCGGCGACTACCGCTTCCTGAACGCCGAAGTGGGCAGCCGCAGCGCCGTCCTCTGCGGCCGCAACGCCGTGCAGGTCAGCGTCCCGCACGCCCGCCTCGATCTCGAGTCGGTGGCCGTTCGCCTTCAGCCACTCGGCCAGGTCAAGCACAGCCCCCATCTCCTGCGCGCCGTCATCGACGGCTACGAGATCAGCCTGTTCCCCGACGGGCGCGCCATCATCAAAGGCACCGAGGACGCGGACGTGGCCCGCAGCCTCTACGCGCGGTATGTTGGGGTGTAGACAGGTAGACAAGGAAACAGTCAACAGTCAACAGTCAACAGTCGACAGTCAACCTGCCACCTGCCACCTGCCCCCCGCGACGCCTCACGCCTCACGTTTCACTCCTCACCTCCCCATGCCCCCCTTCATCCTCACCACCCTCATCTATGCCGTGCGCGACGGCCAGGTGCTGATGATGCACCGCTACAAAGAGCCGAACCTGGGCCTGTGGGTGGCGCCGGGCGGCAAACTGCACGACGACGAAACACCGCGCGAGTGCGCCATCCGTGAATTGCGCGAGGAGACCGGATTGGAGGCCGTCGATCCGCAGTTGCGCGCGATCATCACCGAACTCTCGGCCCGCAAGGATTGGCAATGGCTGATGTTCGTCTATCGCACCGAGGTGGCCGACGGCGAGGTGGTGAGCGACGAGCGCGAGGGTCGCTTACGCTGGTTTCCGATCGCCGAGATCGCCAGCCTGCCCATCCCTGAAGCCGATGCCATCTTCAACCCGCTCGTGCTCGACCAGCGTGGCCCTGCCCTCGAGCTCAAATTCGTCTATGACGATGCCTTGCGCTTGATTCATTGGCAGAAGGCGGCTATCTGACGGGTTGCCGTCGTCTCAGATACCCAGGTAGGCGCGACGCACCTCTTCGTTGTTCTCCACCTCGCGCGAGGGGCCGTGCAGTTCCACCTTGCCCTCGCTGAGCACGTAGGCATAGTCGCTGACCTTGAGGGCCATACGCACGTTCTGCTCCACCAGCAGGAGGGTCAGGCCCTCGCGGCGCAGCTTGCGCAGCGATTGGAAGAGATCGAGGGTGAGCACCGGGGCCAGGCCCAGCGACAACTCATCGATCATGAGCACGATCGGTTCGGACATGATCCCACGGGCCACGGCCAGCATCTGCTGCTCGCCGCCGCTCATGGTGCCCGAACGTTGGTTGGCGCGCTCCTTCAGGCGGGGAAAGAACGTGAAGACCTTCTCCAGATTGCGGGCGGCGTGGGCGCGGGCGCGCTGGGGCGTGGCCCCCATCTCCAGGTTCTCGCGCACGGTCATGTCGGTGAAGAGCTGGCGGCCCTCAGGCACCATGATCAGCCCCATCTCGGCTTTGGCGTAGGGCGGCAACCGGCTCACGTCCTCGCCCTGGAAAAGCACCTTGCCCTGCCAGGGTTTGAGCTGCCCAACCACAGCGCGCAGCAGCGTGGTCTTGCCGGCGCCGTTGGAGCCGACCAGGGTGGTCAGTTGGCCCTGCTCCAGGCCCAGGCTGGCCCCCCACAGAATCTGCAATTCTCCGTAACCGGAGGCGACATCGTGGACTTCGAGAACGGCCATGCTATCCTCTCTCCTCTTCCAACAGGCGGGCGGCCAGGTCCGGGTCGCCCAGGTAGGCTTCGATCACCAGCGGATCCTGCGAGACCTCGGCCGGCGCGCCCTGGGCGATCATCTCGCCGTAGTTGAGCACGATGAGGCGGTCGGAGAGGTTCATCACCGCGTGCATGATGTGTTCGATCATGATGATCGTGACCCCCTGCGCCTTGATCTGGCGGATGGTGGCGATCATGCCGCTGACCTCGGTGGTGTTGAGGCCAGCCAACACCTCGTCCAGCAGCAGCAGGTAGGGGCGGGCAGCCAGGGCCCGGGCCATCTCCAGCCGCTTTTTCTGGGCGACGTTGAGGCTGCCGGCCAACATGCCGGCGCGGGGGGCCAGGCCCACGAAGGCCAGCACCTCATCGGCCACCGCCTCAGCCCTGGCCAGGCCCAGGCCCTCGCGACCGTAGCAGGCGCCGACGATCACATTCTCGCGCACGGTCAGCTCATTCAGCGGGCGCACGATCTGGTGGGTGCGGGCCAGCCCCAGCTTGGCGGCGCGGTAGGTGGGGGCGCCGGTGATGTCCTGCCCGCGAAACGAGACTTTGCCGCGGGTGGGCGTGTAGACGCCGTTGATGCAGTTGAAAAGAGTGGTCTTGCCGGCGCCGTTGGGGCCGATCAGCCCCAAGATCTGGCCTTCGGGCAGGTCGAAGCTAACGTTTTTGACGGCGGTCAGCCCGCCAAACTGCTTGCTGACGTTGTCGACTTGCAGGATCATTCCAGCACCCTCCGTAGCGCCGCCCAGCGCGAGCGCAGCCAACCGACGGCGCCGCTGGGGATGAAGAGCACGATGAGCAACAGCAGCACCCCGGCCACGACCAACTGAATGTCACGGAACAGGGGGCTGGTGAGCAGGGTGCGGCGCAAGATCTGGTAGGCGGCGCCGCCCAGGGCTGGCCCCAACACCGTGCCCTGCCCGCCCAGCATCACCATCACCAACAATTCGATCGAGAGATGCAGGCGGAAGGCGCTTTCTGGCTCGATCACGCCGTTCTTGAAGAAAAACAGCACGCCGATGATGCCGGGGAAGAAGGCCGAGAGCACATAGGCCCAGGTCTTGGCCCGCGGGGCCACCACCCCCATCACCTCGGCCGCGTCCTCGTCCTCGCGGATCGCCATCAGCCCCAGCCCAAATTTCGATTTCTTGACCATGAAGCTGACAACGATGACGATCAGGGCCAGCGCCGCCAGGCTCCAGAACACCAGCCACAGGGCGGTGTTGGCCCCGCCATAGCCGCGGTAGACGGCGAAATTGAGTTCCATGCCGTTCGGCCCGCCGAAGAGCGAGAACTGCTTGGCAAAGGCCTTCATGGCCTCGTTGATGCCGATGGTGGCCAGGGCAAAATAGGCCCCGCGCAGCCGCAGGATGGAGAGGCCCAGCAACAGGGCCAGCAGCGCCGCGGCCAGCCCGCCCAGCAGCGCCGCCGGGAAGAGATGCCAGCCCTGCTCATCGATCAGATAGAAGCCGACATAGCCGCCCAACCCGAAGTAAACGATGTGCCCGAAGCTGACATAGCCGGTGTAGCCGAGCAGGATGTTGAGACTGGAGGCCAGGGCGATGGACATGAGCACGGTAAACATCGACTCGCGCGTGCTGACGCTGCCTGTGATCAGGGGATAGACCACGAACAACGCCACGAAAAGCAGGGGCAGCCAAAGTCCGGGAGAACGCAGTGTCTTCATTTTTTCGCTCCGAACAGACCCTGGGGCCGCAACAACAGCAGCAGGACGAAGAGCACGAATTCGAACACCGGCACCCAACCGACCTCGGTGAAGGCGGGGATGACGCCCTCGATCAGGCCCAAGATCAGCCCGCCCACGAGCGCGCCCAAGGGGTTGCCCAGCCCGCCCAGCACCACGATCACAAAACTCTTCAACTCATACGCCCCGCCCGACAGGATGGTGAAGGGCAAGATCGTACCGATCAGCCCGCCGGCGATGGCGGCCAACATGGCGCCGATGCCGAAGCTGAGCGCCAGCACCCGCGTCGAGGGGATGCCCATCAGCTCCGCCGCGGTGCGGTTGTTGGCCACCGCCCGCACGTTCTTGCCCGGTCGCGTGCGGTAGAGGAACCAGTACAGCACCCCCGTGACCAGCAAGGCGATCAGCGCCGCCACCACCCGCGCCGCCGGCAAGGAGATGCCGGCCGCCTGCACCGTGCCCAGCGAATAATCGACATTGCGAAAGCTGGTCGACCAGATCGTGGTGCCCAGGCCGATGATGATCATATTGACGGCGAAGGTGGCCAGCAAACTGGAGAGATGGGGGGCGTTCAGCACCCGGTGCACGGCCACGACATAGATGATCAGACCCAGCAGCAGGCCCAGCAGCGCCACCAGGATCAGGGCGAGAAAGGGGTTGAGGCCCAGCACGGTGAAGCAGAGATAGACCCCGAACATGCCCAGGGCGATGATGGGGCCGTGCGCCAGGTTGATCACACTCATCACCCCGAAGATCAAGGTCAGGCCCATGGCGGCGATGCCGTAGACCACACCGATGAGAAGCCCGTCGGCCAGATATTGCAGGAGTTGGCTCATCGTTCAGGACGCCTCCGGGAAAGAGATGGATGACGCCCGCCCGGTCAGGGGGAACGTACCGGGCGGGCGTCGGATGCTGAGGGGAGATCAGCGGGTGATGAAGGGGGCGGTGCGGCCTTCTGCCGGCCACACCACCTGTTTCGTCAGATTGCCGCCGCTATCGCGCTGCCACTGCACATAGACCATCTCGTGGCCGATTTGCAGGCCGTGGTTCTCGGCGCTGGTGTCGAACTTGATGTGACCGAAGAAGGTGAGCATGTCGGCTGCATCGAGCGCCGCCTGCACCGCGGCGCTATCCAGCGACCCGGCCCGCTCGATGGCGTCCTGCAGGATCAGCCCGGCCACATAGCCGCCGGCGGCATGGTACGAAGGCTCCTCGTTGTGCGCGGCCTGGTATTTCTGCACGAATTCCGCCCCGGTGATGCCCTTCCAGGCCATCCCGGCGGCTTTGGCCGCTTCGGGCGTGAACGCGGCCAGCGGCTCCCACTGGCTGGGGCCGAAGACGCCGACGGCGGCATCGCCCAACTCGGCGAAGGACGGCTCTGGCGGGGCCACCAACAGACCCACGTAGGGCGTGGCAATGCCTTTTTCGCTCAACTGCCGGGCAAAGGTGCTGCCGTCCTGGAAGTGGCCGCCGCCGAGGATCGCTTCGGGATTGGCCGCCTGGATCTTGTTGATGAAGGGCGCGAAATCGGTGGTGCCGGAGTCGTAGCCTTCGAAGAGGACGATCTCGTAGCCCAGGCCCTCGGCGTGCGTTTTCAGGGCCTCGGCCACGCCGGTGGAGAATTTGTCGTTCTCGTGCACGATGGCGATGCGCTTGACGGCGGGGGCGTCGGCGTGCAGCAGATCGGCGGCGCCGGTGAGATAGTTGGTGTCGGGTGTGTAGGCCTGGTAGACCAGGGAGTAGCCCTGCTGGTAATTGCTGGCCGAGGCCGCGCCGGTGGTGATCATCACCTTGCCGTTCTGCTCGGCAATGACCGAGGCGGAGGAGGTGAGGCCGCTGGAATAGGGGCTGATCAGGAAGTCGGCGCCGTCGTCGGTGGCCAGACGGGTGTACAGCTCCTGCACCCGGTCGCCGTTGGATTCATCATCGTAGAATTTCGAGGCAAAGGTGACGACCGTACCATCGCTGAGCTTGATGCCGCCGGCGTTGTTGACATCGGCCATCCACAGGTTGAGGCCGTTGATCTGGCGGCTGGATTCGACGTTGTACTTGCCCGTTTGCGAGGCCGTGAAACCGATGGTGACGGTCTTGGCCGCCGGCGGGGGCGCGGCGCTGGCCGCAGTCGGTGCGGCTGCCGGCGCCGGCGTGGCAGCGCCGCCGCAGGCCGCCAGCGCCAGGGCTGCGATCAACAAGATCGCCAGGAGAAAGGGAAATTTGCGAGACATACCATCTGCTCCTTTTGAGAGGCTGAGAAAGCCTGGATCGGCTCCCAGGCAGGGCCGCGGCGTTTGCCGCGTGAGAATGACTTTCTCCGCACTCTAACGAAAGGGTGCAAACTTCCCATAAAAACAGAGGGCCGAGTGTAAATAGTTCGTAAATAATGGGCGGGAGGGGCAGTTTTCAGTAATCAGTGGTCAGTATTCAGTGGTCAGGGGGCGGGGGTCAGGGGTCAGGGGGCGAAGCGGTAGCCGAAGCGGTAGCCGACGCCGTGCTCGGTCAGCAGGTAGACGGGGTTGGCGGGGTCGGCCTCGATCTTGCGGCGCAGGCGGCCGATGTAGACGCGCAGATACTCGCTTTCATCGCCATATTCCGGCCCCCACACCTGCTGCAAGAGACGGCGGTGCGTCAACACCTTGCCGGCGTGCTGCATCAGCAGCTGCAACAACTCCATCTCGGTGCGGGTCAGACGCACCGCCCGGCCCGCCACCGTCACCTGCCCCCGCTCCGGCTGCAACCACACCTCGCCCAGGCGGATGCCCTCGGCCGGCGGCAGCGGCGCGCTGACCCCGGCCCGGCGCAGCGCCGCCCGCACCCGCGCCAGCAACTCCTCCACCCCAAACGGCTTGGTCAGGTAATCATCCGCGCCCAAATCCAGCGCCAGCACCTTGTCATGCTCCTCGTCCAGGGCGCTGAGCACGATGATCGGCACCTGCGAACTGCGCCGCACCCGCTGCGTCACCTCCAGCCCGTCCAGCCGCGGCATCATCAAGTCCAGGATGATCAAGTCCAGCGGCTGCGACTGGAACACGCCCAGCGCCTCCAGCCCATTCGTCGCCTGCGTCACCTGAAAGCCGCGGGCGCTGAGATTGCGGCTGATGAACTCGCGCAACGGCTTCTCGTCATCGACGACCAGGATGTGGGCGCTCATGCCGGGCTTTCCCCCTCCTGTTCTGGCGGCGCCAGCGGTAACGAGAAGGCAAACAGCGCCCCCGGCTCCGCCTCCTCCACCCAGATGCGGCCCCCGTGCGCCTCCACAAAGCCCTTGCTGATGGCCAGCCCCAGCCCGGCGCTGCCGATGCGTCGCTGCCCATCCCCCTCGACCTGATAGAAACGCTCGAACACCCGCTGGCGCTGCTCCGGCGGCACGCCTGGCCCGAAATCGCGCACCCGCACCACCACCTGCCCATCCTCCCGCGCCGCGCTCACCTCCACACCTGCCCCCGCCGGCGAATACTTGACCGCGTTCTCGATCAGATTGCGCAGCACCGTCTCCAGCCGCGGGCGGTCGATCCAGGCCATCGGCAGGTCGTCCGGCAGCTGCAACTGCAACTGAGCGCCCAACCGCCGCCCTTCCCGGGTCGCCGTCTCCGCGATCACGGCCGCGAGCGCGTGCAACTCGCGGCGGATGCGCAGCGCCCCCCCTTCCAGCCGCGACAGATCGAGCAAATTGCTGACCAGCACCGCCAGCCGATCCGCCTCCTGGCTGATGATCTGCACGAACTCGCGCTGCGCCGCCGCGTCCCACTGCACATCCTGGGCCAGCAGCGTGGTGGCGAAGCCCTTGATCGAGCTGAGCGGCGTGCGCAATTCGTGCGAAACAGTGCTGAGCAGGGCCGATTTCATCCGATCCAGATTCTTGTCGCGGGTGATGTCCTGCCAATACTGCCCCCGCCCGATCAAATGCCCCTCGGCGTCGGTGACATCGAAGATGCGCAGCCGCACATCCTGCGTCCGTCCCGCCCCATCCCGGCGCTGAAAATCGACCACGCGCTCCCCGCGCCCGGCAAAGGCGGCCCGCGCCCGCGCCGTCGTCTCCCCCTCGTGCAGGGCCGAAGCCAGCAGCGCCGCCGTCAGATCGCGGGCGCGCCGCCGCCGCGCCACCGACCGCCGCACCCCCAGCAGATCCGCCGCCGCCTGATTGCAGAACAACACCTCCCCCTCCAGGCTTTCCAGCACCAGGCCATCGGCCAGACTCTCCATGATCGCCTCCAGCCGCGAGGTCTGCTCTTGCAACTGCGCGTCGGAGCGGGCAAAGAGGGCGGCATGCTCCATGGCCATGGCCGCATGGTTGGCGAAACTGGCCACCAACTCCTGCTCGGTCTCGGTGAAGGGCCGGGGAAGATTGCGGTAGAGGATCAGCACCGCCGGCGGGGCGTGTTGCGTCACCAGGGGCGCCGCCAGCACGGCCCGAAAGCCCTCTGCCCGCGCCCGCTGGCGCAGGGCAACATTCTCCAGCTCGATTTCAGTGTCCGGGATCTGCACCGGCGTCTGCCACCGCAGGGCCTGCATCGCTGGCGAAAAAGGCTCGGACGACTCGATCCGCAGCTGTTCGACATAGGCTTCGGAAAGGCCACGGCTGGCGGTGATGCGGAACACGCCCAGGCGCTTGTCCAGGGCGACGATGGCCGCCCGCTCCACCTTCGACAGCCGCTGCACCTCCTCCAGAATGCTGGCGATGACCTGATCGGCGTCGAGCGAGCTGACCACGCTGCGACTGGTCTCCAGCAGCGTGCCCAGTTCCTCGAAACGACGCTCGATCGCTTCGGCCATCGTCGCCAACGAACGGGCCAGATGCCCGATCTGGTCCCCTCGCCCCTCCCAGATGGCCATGTCCGGCGGCTGCGCCGCTGGCGCCGCCCGGCGCTGCCCCACCCTCTGGCTGAACTCGGCCAGGCGTTCCAGCGGCAAGATCACCCGCCGCGACAGGGCCAGCCAGAAGAAAACGCCGCCCAGGAAATAGATGCCCACCGCGGCCAGCAGCAGACGGTGAAAGCGAATGATGGCGGCAAAGGCGACCGAGGTCGGCCGCTGCACGATCACCCCCCAGCCAGCCACGGGGATGGGGACGAAGGAGCGCAGCCACTCGCTGCCATCCGGCGCCGTGGCGATGACGCCGCCCCGCTCGCCGGCCAACACCCGCGGCACCGCCCCATCTTGCCATGCCCCCCAGTCGGGCAGCAGCGCCGCCGGCAGACCCAGATCTTCGCCCCGCCGCACCGTCAGCAAGGGGTCGGCAGCCAGGTCGGCGGTGAGCAGGGCGGGGTGGGCGATGACCTGCCCGCGGGCATCGACAAGGCTGACGACCAGCCCCCGTTCCGCCCCGCCCACGATCACCCGCAGCGTCTCGCTCAGCGAGGCCAGGGTGAGATTGGTGGCCACCACGCCCTGGAAGACGCCGCTGGCGTCGAGCAGGGGCATCACCGCCGTGGCCACCGGCTTGCCCGTGGTAGGGGAGATGCGGCCATCGGAGAAAACCGGGCCGCGGCTGGCCCGCGCCGCCTGAAAATATTCGCGGAAGGAGAAATCGACGCCTACGGTGCTGGCCGGGCCTTCGGGGAAGTGGTATTGCATGACGCCGGCGGCGTCGAGGCGGTAAACCAGGTCGACATCGGCGCGGGCCAGCAGCACATTGGCAAAGGTCACGCGCATGCCATCGACATCCCCCTGCTGCACCTCGCGGCGCCCCGCCAGGCTCTGCACCGTGCGCACGGCGTTGGTGAGGGCGGCGTCGGTTTCCAGGGCGATGGCCTGGGCCAGGGCCACATCGGCTGCCCGCGCCTCCGCTTCCAGATTGCGCTGCATCACCCGGTCGAAGATGAGCGCGCCCACCAGCACCGGCCCAATGAAGAGCACATACAGGGCCAGCAGTTGCAGACCCAGGTCACGGCGCAGGGCCGCGCCCCGGAAGCGGGAGGCCGGCAATCGGCGCAGACGGCTGAACATGGGGGGCGCCGGGGATGGCGGGAACGAAAGGGGTCGGGTGAGGCGTCGAAGTGCTTGTCGCCGGCTCGGAGTCGGGCCTACGGCTTGCGCGCCAGCAGGAAGAAACGATGGTCACGCACATCCAGATAGCCTTCCTCCTGGATGCGATGGTGGAGTTGGAACAGCGCTTCGGCGTAACGCTCGACGCTGAAATCTTCGATCTGCCAGGGCACGGCCTTGAGGTAGTAGACGATGGCGCCGACATCGAAAAAGCGGGCGCGGGGAAAATCCTCTGCCGCCTTGAGCACCTCGAAACCGGCCGTCTCCAACTGGCTGCGGGCGGTGGCCAGGCGCCAGTTGGCGTCGAGATTGAACCTGGCCCCCAGCAGCATGTTCAGATCCCAGCCATCCTCGCCGCCCACCTGCTGGGTGATGAACAGACCGCCGGGCGCCAACACGCGCCACACCTCGGCCGGCGCATAGGATTCGTGCCGGTTGATGACCAGGTCGAATTCAGCCTCGGCGAACGGCAACGAGACGTCGTTCTCGACGGCCACGACCTGCACACCCAGCGGTTCCAGACGGGCGCGGGCAACGGGCAGGTTGGGGGCGAAGCCTTCGGTGGCCAGGCTGTGCGGGGGCAGGGGGCGCAACTGCGAGAGCAATTCACCGCCGCCGGTGCCCATGTCCAAGAGCGAGGCGGCGCGCCGGAGCCGGGGCAACACCTCGCTGGCATAGCACCACGTCTGCGGGGCCGTGCGCATGCGACCGGTCCCGCTGATGTGCGAGAAATCCCAGCCCTCGAACGGGCTTTGCGCCTCGGCCAGCCAGAAATCCAGCAAGGCCTGGCGATCGGCGTAGCGATCGATCTCTGTCATGCTCTCGCTCCCTTGCTTGCCTCTTGTGGCCGACGGCCGATGTACAGCCCTCGGCCCATCCGACCTTCCGGCTCGAAGCTCGTCTCCAGATGTTGCTGATGGCCGAACAGCCCCAGTCCGCGCCGCTCGCTGAAATAGTCGATCGGCGGCGGCATCCCCACCAGATCGTGGAAGATGAGGATGGCGGTCGCGCGTTCATCGTCCTCGAAGTTGTCGGTGGCGCCGTCGAAGGGCGCGGCGTAGACGAACATGGTTGCGATCAGCGATTCTCGACCTGGTAGAGGCATTGCCCCATTGTAGACGCTGGTTGGTGTTTGCGCAATCACCTTCGTGAGTCAGGCAGGTGGGACGTCGATGGCTTCCAAGACGGCCGTGAATTCGGCAATGACCATCGCCGTCGCCCCCCAGACTTCGTGCGAACCCAGGCGATAGAAGGGGATGAATCGCACCTGGCCATCGATCAGCCGATCTTCGCTGGCCTGATTGGCTGGGTCCAGGAAGTGAGCGATGGGCGTCTCGATCACCTCGGCGACCTCGTGGGCCGCGGGCCGCCAGACAGGGCGGTGCGGCGTGTAGCCGACCACAATCTGGAGGCAGAAGTGGCTGGGCCGGATGTAGAGGTGGGTCAGCCGGCCGAGGGGCGTGACCTGGGCGGCGTCGAGGCCCAATTCCTCCTGAGCCTCGCGCAGCGCCGTTTGCTCCACCGTCTCGCGGCCCTGGCGGGCGCCGCCCGGCAACGAAACCTGGCCGGGATGGTCGGGCAAATCGCGGCGGCGGGCGGTGAGCACGGTGTAAAGCTCGCCCTGGTGAGGATAGAGGAGGAGGAGCACGGCCGCGCGCCGGCAGCCGCGCGAGTGGTTGGTGTAGAGTTCGGGTGGGGGCCGGTGGCTCGGCGCCATCCGCCGCTGCCCTTCCGGGCCGGGGAGTGGCCGCCGCAGCGCCGCCTGGATGGAGGCGATGGCCCAGGAGCGAGGTGATGCGTTCATG contains these protein-coding regions:
- a CDS encoding DUF1294 domain-containing protein, which translates into the protein MSKSSPKQTYSLIFILLVAILFLVLAIFTAINPFLLWLIAATVITFALYGYDKAQAKRGGGRVPEIVLHGAALAGGFLGGWAGMYLFRHKTLHTGFKIVLALATVLWLVLLYFIFFA
- a CDS encoding ThiF family adenylyltransferase, coding for MNLARYQRQMIFHGLGEAGQRKLLASTVAIIGCGATGSVLANHLARAGVGRLRLVDRDYVELNNLQRQLLFDEDDLAAGLPKAVAAERRLRRINSEIAIEGVVADFNPGNALELLKDADLALDGTDNFEARYLLNDACLSLGLPWVYTGVVASYGMTATLIPDGAAARMERTATGCLQCLLGAEPATGGATCDTAGVLGPIVDVLASISAGEAIKLLVGGGDLNQGLIHIDLWDNSFETFKWAGRDPDCPACAGGDYRFLNAEVGSRSAVLCGRNAVQVSVPHARLDLESVAVRLQPLGQVKHSPHLLRAVIDGYEISLFPDGRAIIKGTEDADVARSLYARYVGV
- a CDS encoding 8-oxo-dGTP diphosphatase, whose product is MPPFILTTLIYAVRDGQVLMMHRYKEPNLGLWVAPGGKLHDDETPRECAIRELREETGLEAVDPQLRAIITELSARKDWQWLMFVYRTEVADGEVVSDEREGRLRWFPIAEIASLPIPEADAIFNPLVLDQRGPALELKFVYDDALRLIHWQKAAI
- a CDS encoding ABC transporter ATP-binding protein, whose protein sequence is MAVLEVHDVASGYGELQILWGASLGLEQGQLTTLVGSNGAGKTTLLRAVVGQLKPWQGKVLFQGEDVSRLPPYAKAEMGLIMVPEGRQLFTDMTVRENLEMGATPQRARAHAARNLEKVFTFFPRLKERANQRSGTMSGGEQQMLAVARGIMSEPIVLMIDELSLGLAPVLTLDLFQSLRKLRREGLTLLLVEQNVRMALKVSDYAYVLSEGKVELHGPSREVENNEEVRRAYLGI
- a CDS encoding ABC transporter ATP-binding protein → MILQVDNVSKQFGGLTAVKNVSFDLPEGQILGLIGPNGAGKTTLFNCINGVYTPTRGKVSFRGQDITGAPTYRAAKLGLARTHQIVRPLNELTVRENVIVGACYGREGLGLARAEAVADEVLAFVGLAPRAGMLAGSLNVAQKKRLEMARALAARPYLLLLDEVLAGLNTTEVSGMIATIRQIKAQGVTIIMIEHIMHAVMNLSDRLIVLNYGEMIAQGAPAEVSQDPLVIEAYLGDPDLAARLLEEERG
- a CDS encoding branched-chain amino acid ABC transporter permease, with product MKTLRSPGLWLPLLFVALFVVYPLITGSVSTRESMFTVLMSIALASSLNILLGYTGYVSFGHIVYFGLGGYVGFYLIDEQGWHLFPAALLGGLAAALLALLLGLSILRLRGAYFALATIGINEAMKAFAKQFSLFGGPNGMELNFAVYRGYGGANTALWLVFWSLAALALIVIVVSFMVKKSKFGLGLMAIREDEDAAEVMGVVAPRAKTWAYVLSAFFPGIIGVLFFFKNGVIEPESAFRLHLSIELLVMVMLGGQGTVLGPALGGAAYQILRRTLLTSPLFRDIQLVVAGVLLLLIVLFIPSGAVGWLRSRWAALRRVLE
- a CDS encoding branched-chain amino acid ABC transporter permease: MSQLLQYLADGLLIGVVYGIAAMGLTLIFGVMSVINLAHGPIIALGMFGVYLCFTVLGLNPFLALILVALLGLLLGLIIYVVAVHRVLNAPHLSSLLATFAVNMIIIGLGTTIWSTSFRNVDYSLGTVQAAGISLPAARVVAALIALLVTGVLYWFLYRTRPGKNVRAVANNRTAAELMGIPSTRVLALSFGIGAMLAAIAGGLIGTILPFTILSGGAYELKSFVIVVLGGLGNPLGALVGGLILGLIEGVIPAFTEVGWVPVFEFVLFVLLLLLRPQGLFGAKK
- a CDS encoding amino acid ABC transporter substrate-binding protein, with the translated sequence MSRKFPFLLAILLIAALALAACGGAATPAPAAAPTAASAAPPPAAKTVTIGFTASQTGKYNVESSRQINGLNLWMADVNNAGGIKLSDGTVVTFASKFYDDESNGDRVQELYTRLATDDGADFLISPYSSGLTSSASVIAEQNGKVMITTGAASASNYQQGYSLVYQAYTPDTNYLTGAADLLHADAPAVKRIAIVHENDKFSTGVAEALKTHAEGLGYEIVLFEGYDSGTTDFAPFINKIQAANPEAILGGGHFQDGSTFARQLSEKGIATPYVGLLVAPPEPSFAELGDAAVGVFGPSQWEPLAAFTPEAAKAAGMAWKGITGAEFVQKYQAAHNEEPSYHAAGGYVAGLILQDAIERAGSLDSAAVQAALDAADMLTFFGHIKFDTSAENHGLQIGHEMVYVQWQRDSGGNLTKQVVWPAEGRTAPFITR
- a CDS encoding response regulator transcription factor, which produces MSAHILVVDDEKPLREFISRNLSARGFQVTQATNGLEALGVFQSQPLDLIILDLMMPRLDGLEVTQRVRRSSQVPIIVLSALDEEHDKVLALDLGADDYLTKPFGVEELLARVRAALRRAGVSAPLPPAEGIRLGEVWLQPERGQVTVAGRAVRLTRTEMELLQLLMQHAGKVLTHRRLLQQVWGPEYGDESEYLRVYIGRLRRKIEADPANPVYLLTEHGVGYRFGYRFAP